TTAGAAAAATTGCTCCCAACAAGTTATACAGATGAATCATCGATTGATTCCCATATGTGGATTGTTCTTGCTTTTGTAtgttatagtaatagtaattattcaaaagCATTGTGTTTGGCACAAaaggtatttataaagatttttaaataaatatatttaatttactgtatTCTAaccatttagtatttttataggcTTGTTCTGTTGACCCAAGAAATATTGAGGCACTGTTGTTGCATGGAATGATATTAACAAGTATGAAAAAGTATTCTGAAGCTATTTTACAATTTCGTAAAGCTAATgatgtaagtatttaaattttctttttttcttattattatttaatggatgtttattattttttagattgcTTCTTATCTGTTCGATCCACATAAAGGTATGGTAGATTGTTATATAGCATCACACAAAATGAGAAATGCTGTGACAGCTGCTAGTAATTGTTGTAAACAAATGAATAACCATCCAAAAGCATTAACAgtgtgtattaatttatattttatgtttatttttaatctaatagaaattatatcattaatgtaaatgatttttaaattttcatatcaAGTTGAttacatttatcaattattattttagaagcaGCAGTGATcatatcttaatataaattttaaaaaaatcattatcatttcaattttcttgtttcttatttcattttacttAGGGGttagaaaatgtattcaatcaatattaatttcattattctatcaagcaaatatttttaggttttttatacttaaaagtataacttaatacttgttatataatttatatttattgtttagttaTATGCTTCAATACTAATGAAGGATCCAACGACAGTTGGCAAAgcaaaaatacttttagaaaGAGCATTAACTATGGACGAGTATTACCTTCCAGCAATATATATGGTTGCTCAGATATATGAACAAGAAGGAAATTATAGTCCTGCTGTTGCTTTATTACATAAACAAGCATTAGATCAACCAACTTGTAGATTATATCAAATGTTGGGTGATTTAAGTGTCAAACAAAATCAGTTAGAAAAAGCATTCGACTTCTATTATTCTGCACTcaagtaattaatatgatttatattttatgtatttaataataaataatatgtggatATGGCATTCCTATCtttgttaaacataaatttttaagctaatttaataaagaGAGAAATAATGGTTCTCTTGCATAGAAGCTTTTGTGCATAGGAAGAAAAGAGATTTAATGATGTTGCAGTTAACAATGgtgtgcatatttttatataatgccatgttcataagttaaatataaatgataatttatctgtatatgcattaaaaatcatatgaatttataaattaattaataaaattagctataaatgtaataaactgCTATTAAAATAGGATAACCTtcagaaattgtattttacttatatagttgtgctaatttcatcaatatttaGTGTAGTACATAGATAATGTGATAATTATTTGCTCCAGTTTACAATCTTCCAatagtataagttatatttttatgttcatcAGTTTATTTATGCAATGATAaagttatcttattattattatgctataataacaaacacaaaattttcatagtttaatatgttgatttatttttttttttaatgtatataaaattaaaagttgttgatataaaatagatgaactactaaattgtttaatacttaaaaaatcagaaattaaaatataattgaagataatcaaaaatcaaaataaaataacatttttaatggccaggaaaatgtttactccGTATGCGCAACCATTTAGTCTAACACTGTTTCACATGATTAAACTACAATTACAATTCACAAGTTgctttagtatttttaacatttatttaatattctttgatatttcaaagtgtaataaatattatgattgagtaaataataatgatatataataatccttcataatataagtataattaatttttcattttaaaaataatttaaaatttaaatatagtacactaattataaaaacaataaaaaataacatagtttaatgagaatattttatccaataaCAATAggacttttttataatttattatttagattttatgaatccaataaaaaaactaatattttagttaaaaaatcacataataactatcatttattggtttttagtCTTGACCCAAATAACAAACGAGTTATGGAGAGTTTAGAGAGTTTGGGAAAACCATGCAATACTTCAACAGCCACATCTGCAGATTCAACTGGACCCGTTTTAAATGGTTCACTTTTAGATGCAACATTTAGTGGTGTTAATAATGCGGAAAATGAATCAACACCATTCAATAATGCTGTACATGAAGAAGATACATTTATGGATTCTGATCATGAAGGATCTGGATCTGACATatccatttaattatttatgactgTTTTAACTTGTACCAATGAACTcagatattataagttttcttATTAATCTGCCTTGTGATTATGACATGAATAATGGACAATCTCACCATTTGGACATCTTACAAATGCACTGAAACATTaagataatgaaaaatttgttttttactatttaattaattaatatacctttGATTTCCAAATCGTTTTTTACACACTCCGCAGATATTAAATTCTGtcaaagtaatattttgtgactcataaaatattctctGTTGTTGAatctaaagtattatattaaatattaaaattttaagaacacATTTAacggtattaataatttttacttttaaaagtttagCATAGAGTAGTCCACGGTTCACTTGATAAAGCCTTCTATTGCTGATTGCTTTGTCTAGAGCAGTAACTAGAAAATTACTAATACGATGAATAGGTATTTCATCTGGTAACACTTTTAATACATCTGGAGTAGCTATTTGAgcagcatttttatttaaaatttcaataactttCTCTAAATTGGGTGCTGGTTTAGATACATCCCCTAGTCCAGCTAACCAACTATCTGGAGGGTCAATGAGCAATCTCaatagtataacataaatctataattaatttaaaaatgtattaacataaaatgtattataatttttagttttggtaTCTAAATTACTTGATcacagttttcattttttgatttataaactttatcaCAGTACTCGATCGCTCGGTTAACATCATCCAACACAGTGACATACATAGATAAGACTTGTTCATGGCGACCCAGTTTACCTAATACTATAGCACGTTCTTCAAAAAATCCTGTTCAATTATATGTCATAGTAGTAAAAGATCTTTaagcaattaataataagtaataacaaaatatttttaacattaccgTCCAATGGAAAATGTACCAATACTGTTTCAGGAGTATAATACTTTGATTGTTCTAAAAATTCCAGAAGTTTAGTTTTAGTGTTTTGAGCTGTTTGTTCATCAGCTTGCATTGACatggaattatatttttgaagctTTTCTCtgtattgatgtattaaaGCATTATGACATATAGCATTGGTATCATTCCAAACGTGTATAACATGTTCCATATaaggtataattaaatttttgtgatttctaattaaaaaatccaaTACTTTAGGCCTAGGTAAATGTTCAACTTCAGCAACATCTTCTGTAAATATAGTAAGTCCTTCTTCTGGGTACTTTTTTAATACCCAATCAGAAAACTGtagaataatatcaatattatttgaacctataaaataaatatttcataaatgatggcaattattaattaatataatgataaacaactggtaatttattaattaccaatattttgtagatattGAATAGTTCTTTCAGGTCCTTTGAGATTAGAATCGGAATCATCTGACTGCTTTTGAAGAAGTTCTAATGCTTTGCTATGTAATCCTTTGGtttgatacaaaattattaattcgctgtattttttatacttttttaatgttgtttcAGTTTCTAATAAATGACAATGGTTAAGTCTTAAAAGAGGTGCTATTAGAGCGTCATTAGTCtgtaacataaacatttaaaatttataattttgtcattatttttcaaaattatagcttacttgtaaataacattttagaagTGTTGTGTCTATAATCTGAAGTAACTGTTCTTGatgattagtatttatttcaagAATATCTGATTGATTTTTAACATTGGGTTCTTTTAAAAGATTGAATCTCACCTAAACATTCACCAAAAgctaagttttaattttgaaatataatgaattcaattataaaccATCTAATTACCTcggttaaatattcaattaatgcaacaatttttatttccatctctttttcaagtatttcttCTCCGTAGTCTGAATCACTTTGAGGTAATAAATTTGGAAATAATCTGATAACATCATAAGGATctgtaaaaatcaaattgatattaaactaaaatcaattttaaaaaatgtataataaaatttttatacccgtattcaactttaaaaattcTCTCATGGATTCttgatatttctttttttcaaataaatcattagCATATAAAGTTCTAATttgtgatacatttttttctttatcgtCAATAGATTCATCAGATATGTTCtacattatagataaaaaaaatagataaacaaagtaaaatataaataaatgattttaacaaGAAATTActctacaaataatatttatttataacttatttttatgagtaaatttagttactaaaaaatatgcttAGAAAATAgggactaaaatattaaacaaaatgtttatacaaatacaagaTTTGTTTAATCAAATGAGATTTAAAAGACTAGAACTCGACAAATGGTTCaaggcaatataatataaaggaattataattgttgatgATATAATCATAACACTGTCAATTATCTGTAGaatggattaaaattataaactattattaaaatattaaccttTTTACTActacataaatacaattttatacctagttgttctgaaaaatacttttttttttataagacatTTACGTTCTATATGTTGTAAACAAAAAGAAAGCATATACACGAATACATGAAGACAGCAGCATTTAGTGAGGTTGCAGTCATGTAATATCTATTACTGTAGTCAtagacattatttaatttgaaatggtttttttttatacataataggaGAGCATATATATGATGATAGTAGgcaatagattaaaaaaacacattaaaaaaaaattcctaacATAACCCAAGAACacgacatttttaataatacctattttgtgCATGAAgttgaatatttgtaattactcAAGAAAAATGGACTTTTTACACATCATTTTTGTaagaaaatagtatttaattaaaaatacattatgctatgtaaaacataatttagtaatctttatagttaattacttACAGCTAATTTTAAAGCCAGTTGAAAATCTTTGTCTTCAAGAAGtcgtttaatttgtttagaaAATGGAACTGCTTTTAAACAACAAACATCCAATGTAGacgaaacataaattaaaccaCTTTTACAAGTAAACATATTCATAGTTTTAGAAGAAGCTGATATTACTTGACGCGACACCGAACTTTCAACTGATTCTATAGTttgtacatacaatttatcgCCTATACTTGCAATTAAGTAAGGTTCATCatacactgaaaaaaaattatattagtaaatacaatacttatacttttaaatataaaacttttacatacaaataatagatGGTGTGTCTAcccatttaataaattgctgCTCAGCTACTTTGCCCATTGTACTCATGACAATTAAATGGGAATCTTTGACAACACCAAACATTGTGTCCGatattttggttataattGGTTCTTGATTTTTTCCAGTTAAGAACAAAGGTTTTACTTGTTCCATAGtaacctaaaataaatttatttaaatttctttaattaaattgaactaaaaatataacaattagaaTACaccaagtatttattttaaaacttaaattcttTTAACGGGATTTTATTTggttcatattaatataatttatatataccatatagaACTAATAGTACTAAGACTAACTACATATGATATAGtaaaggttttaatttttaaaaaaatgaatcataattactaattaatagttattaaaatttcaacttttataaaaaaaaatgcaagtattgatatgattattatttttattattgctaaattcaatttcttaaagctaataataaatgaaacaacCAAAATTTCAAAggtttgattttaattgttttataccattctactataaaatatttataggtatattgttagaaaaaatgttgataaactCTAATTTAaacctatacataaatgtatctaTGATCTATTTCTACAttgacattttcattaattttctttgactGACGactgttattttaattctatgaattaggtatatttcagtatacatttatattttataatacacttttaagaattggtttatttattagttttagcAGTTTGACTGATAATGAACAGGTTAAGATTTTCAATTGCATTTACATTAAagcttgttattatttttcaatgttccTTATGACCCATgattcatatttatacaaaaatattcagtttgaaattatttataactatcagTTGGTATATTGAAACTTGACCCTTAGTTCTAAAAATCTAGCAGTGCttctcatttaatatttatacaatccGTGGATTCCAAAATCCTTAGATGGCATATTAAAGATTGCAACTATATTTAACTAACTtcctaaaaatcaaaaatttatcgGAGTATAGTACTGAATATGGTTGGTATAGAGTTAAATAAAGTTGGAATAAGCAGATGTTTTGACCAGAATAAtctttaatatactaattaatgatattaaagattctattgaacaaaaaaataaacatggtATGGGAAAATGATTGGAATTCTATTCtaccatttaataaataaaaattactaaaaaatatcaaatcccTAACACtgcaataaatattgaagataGAAAGTCACTTTTATAAGAGCAAGACTTAGATATTCATTCTTAATCCACATATTCCTAATTATTTAAGATCTAACAACTATGCAATACATACTTAATAACTTAACCATTCAgtgtatcatttaaaaatgccCAAAATGTtaacacatacattttaaatgtattaaggtATTTTACCttaatatcaaacaatttgGGAAGAGCTCTTAATGAAGGTAATAGCACAAAATCTTGGATTTTctcatcaaattaattaatattgttgtaataatttataggcatgtttcaataaatcaaaaaggaattcaaatgtatattttttataacaaaaaatgtaattttgaattattataaaacacaagagttattttataaaatttgatgcagttttatgaaaaatttgtatttacactgtattatttaattttaaaaattctgtaaattgtgtataacacatattattttttaaatatttttttatagctatttatttaacaagacaatttatatgattttaattattaaatatttgtgcagttaataattatttattaactgataatatatttcaaattaataaagattttatgcataaaattttaattttaagtatttttctgTTTGTATACTaggttaataacttattttgatGAAGTAATAATgacatcttaaaaaaaatgtatacggttattaataaaattaaacttacatcaaataagtaatattcatttttacagCCAATAATTACTGTTTGATCACACCACACTAATGTACGAGGTATATCtggtaagttaatattttcagaatgTTCCAAGAAATCTTTTCCTTTCCAATAGTAAACTTGCAATTGTCTCTTAACAGCTACACAGAGGCGAACTACTGTGTTACTGGGATTACTTTGCAATCCATCGGGagtctataaatttattttaatatttttttttatattcacattacatttataaagttcaaataatttaccttcacatttacagtaaaataactaGCACCTTTAGTTTTTTGTAAACCAGGtgttttcaaatgtattacttTATCACGAGATACATCAAGTACACTAACTCTTtcatctaaaaatttaataaaaaaaattagatagtgtaaaaaaggtaaatgtttaaaatgttatacctgATAGACAAATAACTATTTGACATTCTGATATTGCAGTTAATTGTAGTATAGGTCTTTtgctaaatgttttattacagTCAACTAGTTGTACCCTAGGACTGGTggtgtacaaaaatatgtgcCCTAAACGATTACCAACCagcaaataattatctaagaaacataaaaatacaattaacaataattatatatggtCACAGATCTTTATATAGATTGAAGTATGTTCacctattgatatttaaatttataaattataaactaataggAGTATGTTTAGAAGAGATATTaatccaatttttaaaaaacaatgtatttagaTAGTAATTATGGTAAGGGATTCAAGTCAAAtgagataatttaaaatatataatatttttaatgcacaaaacaagtttaaaaataaataattgagcATATGATGCAGATTTTTGTATGTCATCAAGTATGAAcacccattaaaaaaaataataataattaagattgAGTAATATTctgtagatataataaatattttttcaacaatcaaatattaaatccaATTCATACTTATGATGAAAACAATTACCATAGGCAGTGATGCTTTCAATTTGAACAGAATACTTTAACAGTTTTACAACTTCATATACATCATGCATTTTGAACTGTAAATCATTTGCACTCATAAATCACTcggaaataacaatttatagctCTGTAGTCTGTATTGAACAAAGATTACTATACCTAGAATAGGTCATGTacctaaaattaatcaattaagaaCAACTATTGAACCTAGatcaacatatttataattgtacaatacCGCAGCTGAATTTACAAAGGTTAGTACTAAAAgcgatttaattatttaaagacttcacaaaaataataatatttgaacataatattaatatttgattccCAAACCCAAAACTCCTAAggaaatcttaaatttaatacaagatattATCAGTTATGATAACATTGATAGGCGTCGGCGACGAAGTTATATTTCGTTGTGGAAAGTAAAACGGTTTCTTTTATTCTTCCATTTACAACTTCACGAATTTCGCGGTctttccattaaaatattttgaatttttaaaccacAGATAATCATTAGTCGGGTTTATCTACATATTTTGCCAATACggtaatgatataaatttagaatttagaactATTGACTCATACTATCATTCGTAATCGTAAtcgtagtaaaaataatacaaatgaatTCGTCTAAACTACCTATAGTCGAACGttgttactttaaattttaaaatttaaatatcatacctataaatatgtattaacagGTATTGCCATATTTTCCgcaatagatatttaaattattttatacatactacTTAGGTAATGAgaggtaataatttaataaaatcaagcggaactatataataatcgatTGAAACGTTTAGTCGGTACAACACGCGTCTTATACTACCTCTACTGCGGTAAAAGAAACTAAGAAAGAGTTTATACGAATATTGATGAGCTTTCTCGTGGTATGTCTATATACAAAAACGGAAAAAGATGCATGCGCAGCGACCGCAGCGTGCCTTCATCTGCCTAcacataatacatgtatatgtgTACATAAATTTCGCGTCGACGTCGTTAAATACAGAAATATTCAGTATGACGTAGTCGACTATATACAACAGTCAACATTCACTGACTAGACTATAATTGTGGAAAATCagataacacaataataccaGACGAAGTTCCGAGAGATAAAATGAAAAGTGGGCGTAGTCGGTGACGACCAGGTGACATCATCGACGGTAACGGCGTAAAAACTGTGACATTCTTGTGCTACGCttcaaacgaaaaaaaaattctatgacAAAACAGTTGTTGTGACTTGTAAATCAAAAGAATTAGACGCAGACAATACGATATTGTATTGACTATTGACAGAAAGATTGTGTTGTGCTGTTTGTTCTACTACGGTCGTACGGTTTTTTTTCTGCACGATGACGGGCGTCAactatgtatactatacatactaaatatcaaaattttcattctgcaggtaataatgtaattgaaaaaaaaatcgatattaaaaaaaaaaaaaactaaattttcacTACTGCGACGGATATAAGGGGGACGTAGGTATGCATATTGTGTGTGTGACGTATGTGTGTGCGTTTGCacatttgtgtgtgtgtgcatacGTGTGTTACTGTAGTGCCtgcaagtgtataatattatgcaatttttttttattattattattattaattaaattggcTCCCATAGAGATTTCACGTTCATTGACTCCGCCGACGGGTGGTGGCAGCACTTGTACCAAGGTTGTTTTGGGCGGCGCTACTTCATCGCCGCGCCCCGCCGTCGCCCATCCCCGCCACGGCACCAGTAGGCAGTATCTCACTGCGCGAGGTTCCGTCCCGCCGTCCCGGCCTAATCGGCCTGCTCTTGTGGTTTCatctattatcatttatcacctCAGCAGTGGAGTTCCGATCTGCCTGCGCGACATTGTGGGGATAGGCCAGAGCCGAGAAAAATTtaactcaatttaaaaaaaaataacataccaAGTCACTAAATATACTCGACGCAATAGAGACGCGACTGTTTTTGTGCATCGGTTTGTTAGTGCGCCGTACGTGTTTGGCTCAATGAGCGACCGTAGTAATATGTGAATATAAGGTAAGCTCTGTTCAGTATAGCCTGATACGAGAAAACCACTGCAGTGACTGCTGCATCACAAGATTATTTCGTTCTCCATTCGGATTTGAcatcgttttgtttttttgttttttccgcttgcaattttaattgtaaatctgTTTGATTTTTCcgactttttaatattacttattataggtTCGTTTTTTCATCTCACTTTTTTTTCTGGTTGACACAGTGAGCCATGAGTTTTCGGAATCGGCTGTCCCGCGTCGCCAAAAACAACAACGAAACACCATCAAGGAACAAAAATACTACCAGACACGACTGTTGCAGTGCTACTAAGTTGCGAGCAAGCAGTGTTGAACACGATCGCATTAATGGCAATCACGAAGCACACAGAAATGCTACTTCTGTAGATAGAGTGTTAAGCGTTAACAGAATTCCTAGGTAGTTTGGTTAATCCGGAACAGTGAAATCGAGTTATAAAACGGTCACTAACAATTACAGATTAAACCAATTGACAGGCGATTCGAGTTGTGCAGCCAGTTGTAGAACTCCAAATAGAACTATTACAAAAACGACAATAAATCGTACCAGTCTGAGTTCCCCAAGTACTCCTCAAAGAaaggtttatatattttattttatttcatactgtTATTTCAATACTTTAATTCCATAGGTGTCAGCAAGAGGTAGAGGAGCTGCAACACCATCTCCTCGTTTCAGACGTGAAACAACTGTTCAAAAGAAAACTGTGGATAACAAACCTAATAAGGAATGCCAATCATCATCTGCAGATATGCCGTCCAAACAATCATATCTATTCAcccaaaattattatgacacaGGTTCTTGTTCTGTAGAGATAATCGAAGAGTCATGTTCTCCTCAAATTACATTACCAATACCAacggaaatattaaatacaaaatcagCTATACTCAATCGTTCAGATGACGACGAAGAAAAAGCTACTGGAATTTCTCCAGATGgcaggtaattaattttatttattgtattttataaaaaattgttaagatatttacatacacataacctatataaatattaggtttCTCAAATTTGACGAGGAGCTTGGACATGGTTCTTTTAAAACAGTCTTCCGGGGTTTAGATACTCAAACTGGAGTTGCAGTTGCTTGGTGTGAGCTCCaggtacagtaaaaaaaattgttattgaattataatttattattgattaagttATTCATttctttgtattattattaataggaaAACAAATTAACGAAGACTGAACGCGCTCGGTTTCGAGAAGAAGCTGAAATGCTTAAAGGTTTACAGCATCCTAACATAGTTCGGTTTTATGACTATTGGGAAGTTTCTTTGACAAAACGGAAATATATTGTTCTTGTTACTGAACTAATGACATCAggaacattaaaaacatatttacgcCGTTTCAAAAAGATTAATCCTAAAGTTCTAAAGTCTTGGTGCCGACAAATTGTAAAAGGATTAAGTTTTTTGCATTCTCGAACACCTCCAATTATACACAGAGATCtaaaatgtgataatatttttattactggtACAACTGGATGTGTAAAAATTGGAGATTTAGGATTAGCCACTCTTAAAAATCGATCATTTGCTAAATCCGTGATTGGTAATTTGAAACCAGATggtagtttattttaagatattaattttagattgtatattttaggCACTCCTGAGTTTATGGCCCCTGAAATGTATGAAGAACATTATGATGAGAGTGTTGATGTATACGCCTTTGGAATGTGCATGTTGGAAATGGCTACTTCTGAGTATCCTTATACTGAATGCACTGGACCTgctcaaatttataaaaaagtgatAAGTGtaagtcaatatttttgtaaggaatataaagtaataaatgtgtattatgtattttgtatttatataatctttttaaaaaaaaattagggtGTTAAACCTTTAAGTTTTGATAAGATTGAAAATCCAgaaataaaagatataatagagtcatgtataaaattgaaaaaagaagaaaggtaattaaaaaactccttttaatgttatagaatagaatatatttaatattatggaatatacttttttcatagACCGTCAATCAAAGAATTATTGGCTCATGATTTTTTCACGGAAGATCCGggaattaaattagaaatggTTAGTAGAACAGACAGTCGAATTGAATTTCGTTTACGTATTCTTGATCCAAAAAAGCGTTGCAGCAATAAGCACAGAGAAAATGAAGCAAttcaatttgattttgatatcaataatgataatgcgGATGATGTAGCGTCTGAaatggtataaaatttaattttttgaataattcacAGTAATATACCAATACATATTAACTTGTAGGCAAAATCTGGATTAATTTTGGAGGAAGATAGTAAAACCATTGCTAAGATGCTAACTAATCaagtttacaatttaaataaagaacaaAATGACAAAAGAGATATACCAATGGACGAAGAACTATATAAGGGTACATATGAATTGattgttaaacaataaattttggAATATGGGTTAGGAATCATTTTGAaactacatataatttttatttagatgatATAAATTCAGACGTTAA
The DNA window shown above is from Aphis gossypii isolate Hap1 chromosome 2, ASM2018417v2, whole genome shotgun sequence and carries:
- the LOC114119401 gene encoding vam6/Vps39-like protein isoform X1; its protein translation is MSANDLQFKMHDVYEVVKLLKYSVQIESITAYDNYLLVGNRLGHIFLYTTSPRVQLVDCNKTFSKRPILQLTAISECQIVICLSDERVSVLDVSRDKVIHLKTPGLQKTKGASYFTVNVKTPDGLQSNPSNTVVRLCVAVKRQLQVYYWKGKDFLEHSENINLPDIPRTLVWCDQTVIIGCKNEYYLFDVTMEQVKPLFLTGKNQEPIITKISDTMFGVVKDSHLIVMSTMGKVAEQQFIKWVDTPSIILYDEPYLIASIGDKLYVQTIESVESSVSRQVISASSKTMNMFTCKSGLIYVSSTLDVCCLKAVPFSKQIKRLLEDKDFQLALKLANISDESIDDKEKNVSQIRTLYANDLFEKKKYQESMREFLKLNTDPYDVIRLFPNLLPQSDSDYGEEILEKEMEIKIVALIEYLTEVRFNLLKEPNVKNQSDILEINTNHQEQLLQIIDTTLLKCYLQTNDALIAPLLRLNHCHLLETETTLKKYKKYSELIILYQTKGLHSKALELLQKQSDDSDSNLKGPERTIQYLQNIGSNNIDIILQFSDWVLKKYPEEGLTIFTEDVAEVEHLPRPKVLDFLIRNHKNLIIPYMEHVIHVWNDTNAICHNALIHQYREKLQKYNSMSMQADEQTAQNTKTKLLEFLEQSKYYTPETVLVHFPLDGFFEERAIVLGKLGRHEQVLSMYVTVLDDVNRAIEYCDKVYKSKNENCDQIYVILLRLLIDPPDSWLAGLGDVSKPAPNLEKVIEILNKNAAQIATPDVLKVLPDEIPIHRISNFLVTALDKAISNRRLYQVNRGLLYAKLLKIQQQRIFYESQNITLTEFNICGVCKKRFGNQSAFVRCPNGEIVHYSCHNHKAD
- the LOC114119401 gene encoding vam6/Vps39-like protein isoform X2; this encodes MHDVYEVVKLLKYSVQIESITAYDNYLLVGNRLGHIFLYTTSPRVQLVDCNKTFSKRPILQLTAISECQIVICLSDERVSVLDVSRDKVIHLKTPGLQKTKGASYFTVNVKTPDGLQSNPSNTVVRLCVAVKRQLQVYYWKGKDFLEHSENINLPDIPRTLVWCDQTVIIGCKNEYYLFDVTMEQVKPLFLTGKNQEPIITKISDTMFGVVKDSHLIVMSTMGKVAEQQFIKWVDTPSIILYDEPYLIASIGDKLYVQTIESVESSVSRQVISASSKTMNMFTCKSGLIYVSSTLDVCCLKAVPFSKQIKRLLEDKDFQLALKLANISDESIDDKEKNVSQIRTLYANDLFEKKKYQESMREFLKLNTDPYDVIRLFPNLLPQSDSDYGEEILEKEMEIKIVALIEYLTEVRFNLLKEPNVKNQSDILEINTNHQEQLLQIIDTTLLKCYLQTNDALIAPLLRLNHCHLLETETTLKKYKKYSELIILYQTKGLHSKALELLQKQSDDSDSNLKGPERTIQYLQNIGSNNIDIILQFSDWVLKKYPEEGLTIFTEDVAEVEHLPRPKVLDFLIRNHKNLIIPYMEHVIHVWNDTNAICHNALIHQYREKLQKYNSMSMQADEQTAQNTKTKLLEFLEQSKYYTPETVLVHFPLDGFFEERAIVLGKLGRHEQVLSMYVTVLDDVNRAIEYCDKVYKSKNENCDQIYVILLRLLIDPPDSWLAGLGDVSKPAPNLEKVIEILNKNAAQIATPDVLKVLPDEIPIHRISNFLVTALDKAISNRRLYQVNRGLLYAKLLKIQQQRIFYESQNITLTEFNICGVCKKRFGNQSAFVRCPNGEIVHYSCHNHKAD